From Humibacter ginsenosidimutans, a single genomic window includes:
- a CDS encoding hemolysin family protein, with protein sequence MSEWIMLAAGLVLTVGTGLFVASEFALVNLDRADLEARRERGETRLGITIAALKITSTHLSSAQLGITLTTLLTGYLLEPAISSLLAEPLTSLGLPAGAVGPIGTIVGIALATLVSMVIGELVPKGFALALPRATAKLVLPFQTAFTAVFRPVVWVLNASANGVLRMLGVEPKEELSGARSAEELASLVRRSASAGVLESDTATLLGRTLRFSEHTASDVMTPRPRVASVHRSDPATTVLELAKSTGFSRFPVIDDDIDDVVGVVHVKQAVAVPPERRELVPASALQTDAVRVPETMTLDTLLGELRGKGYQMAIVVDEYGGTAGVATLEDLVEELVGDVSDEHDTTRADIVRGVGSIGISGMLRPDELEERTGIRIPDDGPYETVAGFVMNELDRLPVVGDSVRVAGGTLTVERLDGRRVDLLRFTPDPEAGDDEADAGARKVRDDG encoded by the coding sequence ATGTCCGAGTGGATCATGCTCGCCGCCGGCCTCGTGCTCACGGTCGGCACCGGGCTCTTCGTCGCCAGCGAGTTCGCGCTCGTCAATCTCGACCGAGCCGATCTCGAGGCGCGTCGGGAGCGGGGCGAGACACGCCTCGGCATCACGATCGCCGCGCTCAAGATCACCTCGACCCATCTGAGCAGCGCGCAGCTCGGCATCACCCTGACCACGCTGCTCACCGGTTACCTGCTCGAGCCGGCGATCTCGTCGCTGCTCGCCGAGCCGTTGACCTCTCTCGGTCTGCCAGCAGGAGCGGTCGGCCCGATCGGCACGATCGTCGGCATCGCGCTCGCCACGCTCGTGTCGATGGTGATCGGCGAGCTCGTGCCCAAGGGCTTCGCGCTGGCGCTGCCCCGCGCCACCGCCAAACTGGTGCTGCCGTTCCAGACCGCCTTCACCGCGGTGTTCCGCCCCGTGGTGTGGGTGCTCAACGCGAGCGCGAACGGCGTGCTGAGGATGCTCGGCGTCGAGCCCAAAGAGGAGCTCTCCGGAGCGCGCAGCGCCGAGGAGCTGGCATCACTGGTGCGCCGCTCCGCGAGCGCGGGTGTGCTGGAGTCGGACACGGCCACGCTGCTCGGCCGCACGCTGCGGTTCTCGGAGCACACGGCATCCGATGTGATGACGCCGCGGCCCAGGGTGGCCAGCGTGCACCGCTCCGACCCGGCGACGACGGTGCTCGAGCTGGCCAAGAGCACCGGCTTCTCGCGGTTTCCCGTGATCGACGACGACATCGACGATGTGGTCGGCGTGGTGCACGTGAAGCAGGCCGTCGCGGTGCCGCCGGAGCGCAGGGAGCTGGTGCCGGCATCCGCGCTGCAGACGGATGCCGTGCGCGTGCCGGAGACGATGACGCTCGACACCCTGCTCGGCGAACTGCGCGGCAAGGGCTACCAGATGGCGATCGTGGTCGACGAGTACGGCGGCACCGCGGGTGTCGCGACGCTCGAGGACCTCGTGGAGGAGCTCGTCGGAGACGTCTCCGACGAGCACGACACCACGCGAGCCGACATCGTGCGCGGGGTCGGATCGATCGGCATCTCCGGCATGCTGCGCCCCGACGAGCTCGAGGAACGCACCGGCATCCGCATTCCCGACGACGGGCCGTACGAGACGGTCGCGGGGTTCGTGATGAACGAGCTCGACAGGCTGCCGGTCGTGGGGGATTCCGTGCGCGTCGCGGGAGGCACCCTCACCGTCGAGCGGCTCGACGGCCGGCGGGTCGACCTGCTGCGCTTCACGCCCGACCCGGAAGCGGGCGACGACGAAGCAGACGCCGGAGCGCGAAAGGTGCGTGACGATGGCTGA
- a CDS encoding hemolysin family protein: MADWVGILLLVVLLAGNAFFVGAEFAVMSARRSQIEPKAESGSRSARTALWAMEHATLMLATTQLGITVCSLLILNVSEPAIHHLIELPLSLTGLSEEWIGGIAFAVALVLVTFLHVVFGEMVPKNLSFSVPDRAAILLAPPLVGIARVFKPIVVALNATSNGIVRLFGVKPVNEAVSTFTLDEVATIVDQSTREGVLTDRTGTLSNAFEFSAKKVRDVTLGLETLVCLPETATPSDVERAVAKHGFSRYVIVDAAGEPVGYVHLKDVLDLEGDGYDEPVPAARIRPFVLLQPETDIEDALAMMRRAAGHVGRAVGPGDETLGVVFLEDIIEELVGEVQDATRRA, encoded by the coding sequence ATGGCTGACTGGGTGGGCATCCTGCTGCTGGTGGTGCTGCTGGCGGGCAACGCGTTCTTCGTCGGCGCCGAGTTCGCCGTGATGTCGGCAAGGCGTTCTCAGATCGAGCCGAAGGCCGAGAGCGGCAGTCGTTCCGCGCGCACCGCGCTCTGGGCGATGGAGCACGCGACGCTGATGCTCGCGACGACGCAGCTCGGCATCACGGTGTGCTCGCTGCTCATCCTCAACGTGTCGGAGCCGGCGATCCATCACCTGATCGAGCTGCCGTTGAGCCTCACCGGGCTGTCCGAGGAGTGGATCGGCGGCATCGCGTTCGCCGTGGCCCTCGTGCTCGTCACGTTCTTGCACGTCGTGTTCGGCGAGATGGTGCCGAAGAACCTGTCGTTCTCGGTGCCCGATCGTGCCGCCATCCTGCTCGCGCCGCCGCTGGTGGGCATCGCCCGCGTGTTCAAGCCCATCGTCGTGGCGCTCAACGCCACCTCGAACGGCATCGTGCGACTCTTCGGCGTGAAGCCGGTCAACGAAGCCGTCAGCACGTTCACGCTCGACGAGGTCGCGACGATCGTCGACCAGTCCACGCGCGAGGGAGTGCTCACCGACCGCACGGGCACGCTGAGCAATGCGTTCGAGTTCTCCGCGAAGAAGGTTCGGGATGTCACGCTCGGCCTCGAGACGCTCGTCTGCCTCCCCGAGACGGCGACCCCGTCCGACGTGGAACGCGCCGTCGCGAAACACGGGTTCTCCCGCTACGTGATCGTGGACGCGGCCGGCGAGCCCGTCGGCTACGTGCACCTCAAAGACGTGCTCGACCTGGAGGGCGACGGATACGACGAGCCCGTGCCTGCGGCGCGCATCCGCCCGTTCGTGCTGCTGCAGCCCGAGACCGACATCGAGGACGCCCTCGCGATGATGCGCCGTGCCGCCGGACACGTCGGGCGCGCGGTCGGCCCCGGGGACGAGACCCTCGGCGTCGTGTTCCTCGAGGACATCATCGAGGAGCTGGTCGGTGAAGTGCAGGACGCGACGCGGCGGGCGTGA
- a CDS encoding helix-turn-helix transcriptional regulator has product MAELVHLSRSALGERFRRSFGLGPMEVLRQIRMDRARGLLRDGTLRVESIASRVGYGSAAAFVRAFVAQHGLPPQQWRESQLRVRASGDEGAGRAAKPALAAIATTAPTINAVLTP; this is encoded by the coding sequence ATGGCCGAGCTCGTTCATCTGTCGCGCTCAGCTCTGGGGGAGCGGTTCCGGCGATCGTTCGGTCTCGGACCGATGGAGGTGCTGAGACAGATCCGGATGGACCGAGCGCGTGGCTTGCTGCGCGACGGAACCCTTCGGGTCGAGTCGATCGCATCACGGGTGGGATATGGCTCGGCGGCGGCATTCGTCCGAGCGTTCGTCGCGCAGCACGGTTTGCCGCCGCAGCAGTGGCGCGAGAGTCAGCTCCGCGTGCGGGCCAGTGGAGACGAAGGCGCCGGTAGGGCAGCGAAGCCGGCACTCGCGGCGATCGCGACCACGGCACCGACGATCAATGCCGTGCTCACTCCGTAA
- a CDS encoding MFS transporter, producing MTTLRDHRSATRSGWKPVIALSLGIATVVASEFLPASVLPDLSRGLGISEGMAGLAVAATAVAGAVTAPSIALVLPRTDRRRVLTLLLLIATASNIVVAIAPDFALLLTARVLLGIALAGYWSFAFPAGVRAMPGRDHVVSTALAFGVSVATVVGVPVASLVSGALGWRTTFAAAAVLCALAALSLVLTLPSVPAHPSAGSAMLGRAVRTPRLVLGSVLVALSVLGNFVAYPYIRVAVAGIAPNAAGWLLLCWGLGAMLGNLLAGRMAGRLRMLVASAPLLLAVGLVLTATAQSLPLLVVAVVIWGVAFNALPVATQLWMARAEPELAESALSLQVMAFQLAITIGAVIGGVLLDSYGVSTALIVGAVVAIAASAGFAALPAPSSPLARTRS from the coding sequence ATGACGACATTGCGCGACCACCGCTCCGCCACACGATCGGGTTGGAAACCGGTCATAGCCTTGAGTCTCGGCATCGCGACGGTCGTCGCGAGCGAATTCTTGCCGGCGAGCGTGCTCCCCGATCTCTCCAGGGGTCTCGGCATCTCGGAAGGAATGGCCGGTCTGGCCGTTGCTGCGACTGCCGTCGCCGGAGCGGTGACGGCGCCGAGCATCGCGCTCGTCCTCCCTCGCACGGACCGGCGAAGGGTCTTGACCCTTCTTCTGCTCATCGCAACGGCGTCGAACATCGTCGTGGCCATCGCTCCCGACTTCGCGCTTCTGCTGACGGCACGCGTGCTGCTCGGGATCGCGCTGGCCGGCTACTGGTCGTTCGCGTTCCCGGCGGGCGTGCGAGCGATGCCAGGACGCGATCACGTCGTCTCCACCGCGCTGGCCTTCGGGGTCTCCGTTGCCACCGTCGTCGGCGTGCCTGTCGCCTCGCTGGTGAGCGGCGCGCTCGGCTGGCGCACGACATTCGCGGCGGCAGCCGTGCTGTGCGCACTCGCCGCCTTGTCACTGGTCCTCACGCTGCCGTCAGTGCCGGCACATCCGTCTGCCGGCTCGGCGATGCTCGGACGAGCCGTCCGCACTCCTCGGCTGGTGCTCGGATCCGTCTTGGTCGCCCTCTCCGTGCTGGGCAACTTCGTCGCCTATCCGTACATCCGAGTCGCTGTGGCGGGCATCGCACCGAACGCCGCGGGGTGGCTGCTGCTGTGCTGGGGTCTCGGAGCCATGCTCGGCAATCTGCTCGCGGGGCGCATGGCGGGGCGGCTGCGGATGCTCGTGGCCTCCGCGCCGCTCCTGCTCGCGGTCGGACTCGTGCTCACCGCGACGGCTCAGTCTCTTCCCCTGCTCGTCGTCGCGGTCGTGATCTGGGGCGTGGCCTTCAATGCGCTGCCTGTGGCAACGCAGCTGTGGATGGCCCGCGCTGAGCCAGAGCTCGCTGAGTCCGCACTCTCGCTTCAGGTGATGGCGTTCCAGCTGGCGATCACCATCGGGGCCGTCATCGGCGGAGTGCTTCTCGACAGTTACGGAGTGAGCACGGCATTGATCGTCGGTGCCGTGGTCGCGATCGCCGCGAGTGCCGGCTTCGCTGCCCTACCGGCGCCTTCGTCTCCACTGGCCCGCACGCGGAGCTGA
- a CDS encoding NADH:flavin oxidoreductase/NADH oxidase, with product MSHLFDPLDIRGTRLRNRIFTAPMCQYSVMTRDGVPTPWHLMHLGSIAAGGSSLVIAEATAVTPGGRISDRDTGIWNDDQVDAWRPIARFIAEQGAVPGIQLAHAGRKASTWSPWGEDGRSGSIPADSGGWTALAPSPIAFHGLAVPEELDLEGIDRVVDAFTAAARRSVKAGFGMVEIHAAHGYLLHEFLSPASNVRVDAYGGSLENRARLLLRVVASVREAIGDLPLFVRFSASEWVPTGWDVDECATVAQWCADAGADFFDISSGGNVPADIPVGPGYQVPFAARIRELTGLPVSAVGIITEPAQAAEVVASGQADAVSLARELLRDPHFPLRAAHELGVEVDYWPGQYLRATWRTPPVP from the coding sequence GTGTCGCACCTCTTCGACCCGCTCGACATCAGGGGCACTCGGCTGCGCAACCGCATCTTCACGGCGCCGATGTGCCAGTACTCCGTGATGACACGCGATGGCGTGCCCACGCCGTGGCACCTGATGCACCTCGGGTCGATCGCCGCGGGCGGGTCGTCGCTCGTGATCGCCGAGGCGACCGCGGTCACCCCTGGCGGTCGCATCTCCGACCGCGACACCGGCATCTGGAACGACGATCAGGTGGATGCCTGGCGCCCGATCGCCCGCTTCATCGCGGAGCAGGGAGCCGTGCCCGGCATCCAGCTCGCACATGCCGGCCGCAAGGCGTCGACGTGGTCGCCGTGGGGCGAGGACGGCCGAAGCGGCTCGATCCCCGCGGACTCCGGCGGCTGGACCGCGCTGGCACCGTCGCCGATCGCCTTCCACGGTCTCGCCGTACCCGAGGAACTCGACCTCGAAGGCATCGATCGTGTCGTCGACGCGTTCACTGCCGCAGCCCGGCGCTCGGTCAAAGCGGGCTTCGGCATGGTGGAGATCCATGCCGCGCACGGCTACCTGCTGCACGAGTTCCTCTCCCCCGCGAGCAACGTGCGAGTGGATGCCTACGGCGGCAGCCTGGAGAACCGCGCTCGCCTGCTGCTGCGCGTGGTGGCCTCCGTGCGAGAGGCCATCGGCGACCTGCCGTTGTTCGTGCGCTTCTCCGCCAGCGAGTGGGTGCCCACCGGATGGGACGTTGACGAGTGCGCCACGGTGGCGCAGTGGTGTGCGGATGCCGGTGCCGATTTCTTCGACATCTCCTCCGGCGGCAACGTGCCCGCCGACATCCCGGTCGGGCCCGGCTACCAGGTGCCGTTCGCCGCGCGCATCCGGGAGCTGACCGGACTGCCCGTGTCGGCCGTCGGCATCATCACCGAGCCCGCGCAGGCGGCCGAGGTCGTCGCGTCGGGCCAGGCGGACGCGGTCTCGCTGGCCCGCGAACTGCTGCGCGACCCGCACTTCCCGCTGCGTGCCGCGCACGAGCTCGGTGTCGAGGTCGACTATTGGCCCGGTCAGTACCTGCGCGCGACGTGGCGGACTCCCCCGGTGCCGTAA
- a CDS encoding HAD family hydrolase, which translates to MPISLPDRVVVFDYGEVISLTPSEFDRQALLDVAGVEPDAFWASYWSHRGELDLGTLSIHDYWRRIEADTQADWSESTLHLLWVTDFRGWLSVDTGTIDVLVDLRDGGTRLALLSNAGADFGSYFRQGLIGSLFERVFVSGELLLAKPDTAIFQHAIDELGVDAAHTVFIDNRADNVAGAESLGITGHVFTGAAPLRAFLESLAR; encoded by the coding sequence ATGCCGATCTCTCTGCCCGACCGCGTGGTGGTGTTCGACTACGGCGAGGTCATCTCGCTCACACCCAGCGAATTCGACAGGCAGGCGCTCCTCGACGTCGCAGGGGTGGAACCCGATGCGTTCTGGGCGTCGTACTGGAGCCACCGCGGCGAGCTCGATCTGGGAACGCTGAGCATCCACGACTACTGGCGACGCATCGAGGCCGACACGCAGGCCGACTGGTCGGAGAGCACGCTGCACCTGCTCTGGGTCACCGACTTCCGCGGCTGGCTCAGCGTCGACACCGGCACGATCGACGTCCTCGTCGATCTGCGCGACGGCGGCACCCGTCTGGCGCTGCTGTCCAATGCCGGCGCCGACTTCGGCAGCTACTTCAGGCAGGGTCTCATCGGTTCGCTGTTCGAGCGCGTCTTCGTCTCCGGCGAGCTGTTGCTGGCCAAGCCCGACACGGCGATCTTCCAGCACGCCATCGATGAACTGGGCGTGGATGCCGCGCACACGGTCTTCATCGACAACCGCGCGGACAACGTGGCGGGCGCCGAGTCGCTCGGCATCACCGGGCACGTGTTCACGGGCGCCGCACCGCTGCGCGCGTTCCTGGAGTCGCTCGCCCGCTGA
- a CDS encoding ADP-dependent NAD(P)H-hydrate dehydratase produces MTHEPAQRQSREWTLSDCGEWIAVPGAGDDKYSRGVLGVVTGSDEYPGAAVLGVEAATRTGVGMVRYVGDDVPSRLVLERRPETVTAVGRVQAWLIGSGMDAAHRDPANAARLRAALADGVPCVVDAGALDLIAEEHAPVVITPHYRELARVLAGDAARASGGGAGAPSAEKIAADARGWARRAADATGATVLLKGHVTHVCAPGGEVIDVCTGPDAGWLATAGSGDALGGILGALLATHADRIAAEGHDALAALAATAAALHGAAGARASAARAGGPIAALDVAEHVATVVGDVLSAA; encoded by the coding sequence ATGACGCACGAGCCGGCTCAACGCCAGTCACGGGAATGGACGCTCTCCGACTGCGGCGAGTGGATCGCCGTGCCCGGCGCAGGCGACGACAAATATTCGCGCGGCGTGCTCGGGGTCGTCACGGGCTCCGACGAATACCCGGGTGCCGCGGTGCTCGGCGTCGAAGCGGCCACGCGCACCGGCGTCGGCATGGTGCGCTACGTGGGCGACGATGTGCCGTCGCGCCTCGTGCTCGAGCGCCGTCCCGAGACGGTGACGGCGGTCGGTCGGGTGCAGGCATGGCTGATCGGCTCCGGAATGGATGCCGCCCACCGCGACCCTGCGAACGCCGCCCGCCTGCGCGCCGCGCTCGCCGACGGCGTGCCGTGCGTCGTCGACGCCGGCGCACTCGACCTGATCGCGGAAGAGCACGCGCCGGTCGTCATCACGCCGCACTACCGCGAGCTCGCCCGCGTTCTCGCCGGAGACGCCGCGCGCGCTTCGGGAGGCGGCGCAGGCGCACCCTCTGCGGAGAAGATCGCGGCGGATGCGCGCGGCTGGGCCCGCCGCGCGGCGGATGCCACGGGCGCCACGGTGCTGCTCAAGGGACACGTGACGCACGTGTGCGCCCCGGGCGGCGAGGTGATCGACGTGTGCACGGGGCCCGATGCCGGCTGGCTGGCGACGGCGGGGAGCGGGGACGCGCTGGGCGGCATCCTCGGTGCCCTGCTGGCCACGCATGCGGACCGGATCGCCGCGGAGGGCCACGATGCGCTCGCTGCCCTGGCGGCGACGGCGGCAGCGTTGCACGGAGCCGCGGGAGCGAGGGCGTCTGCGGCGCGTGCGGGTGGCCCCATCGCGGCACTCGACGTGGCGGAGCACGTCGCGACGGTGGTCGGAGACGTGTTGTCGGCGGCGTGA
- a CDS encoding glycosyltransferase 87 family protein, producing MATDTPTTATATGGAAAEPSRSGDRRARLNALARDPYALWGAFLLVHVVLWLTALLGSGMPLGDVTLVYLPWAQLAEHGYTFMGVTSPWVYPAVAMVPILIPMLAGSGGYVMAWLAMVTLFDVAAFAVLIRRRRRRSVAAAWWWLAFLLLLGPIAVGRLDAVSVAIVIIALVWLAARPQLASVLLAVATWIKVWPAGVILAIIVAVRRRWLVLGYVLVTSAVITIVAIAFGGLDDVFSFVGQQTGRGLQIEAPISMPWMWAAALHVQGSFLYYDQHLLTFQVMGRNIAAVSAMMTPALAIAVAAVTLIGLRAVLRRAPSALVLPQLMLAIVTALIAFNKVGSPQYIDWLAAPVIIGLLMSGRRFLTPAVLVAVTAGLTQLFYPYLYMELLNLNAWMLAAVTARNVMLFVVLGWAVVALWRTGTRAKRAAATGPRTTAGSTTWPRDDAGEGESEGGASLERGNRAADRVEPTVDELFPNQV from the coding sequence ATGGCCACCGACACCCCGACGACCGCGACGGCCACCGGAGGCGCGGCCGCCGAGCCGTCGAGATCCGGTGACCGACGCGCCCGACTGAACGCGCTCGCCCGCGACCCGTACGCGCTCTGGGGAGCGTTCCTGCTGGTGCACGTCGTGCTGTGGCTGACGGCCCTGCTCGGCAGCGGGATGCCGTTGGGCGACGTCACACTGGTCTACCTGCCCTGGGCGCAGCTCGCCGAGCACGGCTACACGTTCATGGGCGTCACGTCGCCGTGGGTGTATCCGGCGGTGGCCATGGTGCCCATCCTGATTCCGATGCTCGCAGGCAGCGGCGGTTACGTCATGGCGTGGCTCGCCATGGTGACGCTGTTCGACGTGGCGGCCTTCGCCGTGCTCATCCGCAGGCGGCGCAGGCGGTCGGTCGCCGCGGCCTGGTGGTGGCTGGCATTTCTGCTGCTGCTCGGCCCGATCGCCGTCGGGCGGCTCGACGCCGTGTCGGTGGCGATCGTGATCATCGCGCTGGTGTGGCTCGCGGCCAGGCCGCAACTGGCATCCGTGCTGCTCGCGGTGGCGACCTGGATCAAGGTGTGGCCCGCCGGCGTGATCCTCGCGATCATCGTGGCGGTGCGCAGGCGCTGGCTGGTGCTCGGCTACGTGCTCGTGACGAGCGCCGTCATCACGATCGTCGCGATCGCCTTCGGCGGCCTCGACGACGTCTTCAGCTTCGTCGGTCAGCAGACCGGCCGAGGTCTGCAGATCGAGGCGCCGATCAGCATGCCGTGGATGTGGGCCGCTGCCCTGCACGTGCAGGGCAGCTTCCTGTACTACGACCAGCACCTGCTGACATTCCAGGTGATGGGGCGCAACATCGCGGCGGTGAGCGCCATGATGACTCCGGCGCTCGCGATCGCCGTGGCGGCGGTCACGCTGATCGGGCTGCGCGCCGTGCTGCGCCGCGCACCGAGCGCGCTCGTGCTGCCGCAGCTGATGCTCGCCATCGTCACCGCGCTGATCGCGTTCAACAAAGTGGGCTCGCCGCAGTACATCGACTGGCTGGCTGCGCCCGTGATCATCGGTCTGCTGATGTCCGGGCGCCGGTTCCTCACCCCCGCGGTGCTCGTGGCTGTCACCGCGGGACTGACGCAGCTCTTCTATCCGTACCTGTACATGGAGCTGCTGAATCTCAATGCGTGGATGCTCGCGGCCGTCACCGCGCGCAACGTCATGCTCTTCGTCGTGCTGGGCTGGGCCGTCGTCGCGCTCTGGCGCACCGGCACGCGCGCGAAGCGCGCGGCCGCCACCGGACCGCGGACGACGGCGGGCTCGACCACCTGGCCGCGGGACGACGCGGGCGAGGGCGAGTCGGAGGGCGGGGCATCCCTCGAGAGAGGCAACCGGGCGGCGGACCGCGTCGAGCCGACAGTCGACGAACTGTTCCCGAACCAGGTGTGA
- a CDS encoding thiamine-binding protein translates to MLVAFSVAPSGTGRADGSVHDAVAAAVRIVRESGLPNHTDSMFTTVEGEWDEVFDVVKRATDAVGQFGSRVSLVLKADIRPGYTGELTGKIERLDAALDELGE, encoded by the coding sequence ATGCTCGTCGCCTTCTCCGTCGCTCCCAGCGGCACCGGCCGCGCAGACGGCTCCGTGCACGACGCGGTCGCGGCCGCCGTGCGCATCGTGCGCGAATCCGGCCTGCCGAATCACACCGACTCGATGTTCACCACCGTCGAGGGAGAGTGGGACGAGGTCTTCGACGTCGTCAAGCGGGCAACGGATGCCGTCGGCCAGTTCGGTTCCCGCGTCTCGCTCGTGCTCAAGGCCGACATCCGTCCCGGCTACACGGGAGAGCTCACCGGCAAGATCGAGCGACTGGATGCCGCGCTCGACGAGCTCGGCGAGTAG
- a CDS encoding MFS transporter — MPAIVDGPALSPARIRLALIALALGGFGIGATEFVAMGLLPNIAADLLPTLYAANPADANAQAGWMISAYALGVVVGAPTIAATAARWPRKRLLLWLLVTFTLGTVAAAVAPTFPLVLAARFVAALPHGAYFGIASLVAASLMGPGKRGRGVAFVLSGLTIANVVGVPAITWLGQQAGWRVAYLAVAVIFALTFVAVFVAVPWQAGNPDATMRRELKAFTRPQVWFTLGVGAIGFGGLFALYTYIAPIVTDVAGLPEGAVPLMLVCCGLGMTVGNLLGGAMADRSVKRTMLVFFVVLMVALVAIGLLAQNWIVLALGVFVVGGSSSAISPAIQTRLMDVARDSQSIAAALNHSALNIGNSLGAYLGGVAIAAGLGYRAPVWVGLVLTLLGLLLAIGSFTLDRVRAARGLPVAGHTAGIPTVPVDLA; from the coding sequence ATGCCCGCCATCGTCGACGGGCCGGCGCTCTCGCCGGCCCGAATCCGCCTTGCCCTGATCGCGCTCGCGCTCGGCGGCTTCGGCATCGGTGCCACCGAGTTCGTCGCGATGGGCCTGCTGCCGAACATCGCGGCCGACCTGCTGCCGACGCTGTACGCGGCGAACCCAGCCGACGCGAACGCCCAGGCGGGGTGGATGATCTCGGCCTATGCGCTCGGCGTGGTCGTTGGCGCACCGACGATCGCGGCCACCGCGGCGCGCTGGCCCCGCAAGCGACTGCTGCTCTGGCTGCTCGTGACGTTCACGCTCGGCACCGTGGCAGCGGCCGTTGCACCGACGTTCCCGCTCGTGCTCGCCGCCCGGTTCGTGGCGGCGCTGCCGCACGGAGCGTACTTCGGCATCGCGAGCCTGGTGGCGGCATCCCTCATGGGTCCAGGCAAACGCGGACGCGGCGTGGCGTTCGTGCTCTCCGGCCTCACCATCGCGAATGTGGTCGGCGTGCCGGCCATCACCTGGCTGGGGCAGCAGGCGGGATGGCGCGTCGCCTATCTCGCGGTCGCCGTGATCTTCGCGCTCACGTTCGTCGCCGTGTTCGTCGCCGTGCCGTGGCAGGCGGGCAATCCCGATGCGACCATGCGTCGCGAACTGAAGGCCTTCACCCGGCCGCAGGTCTGGTTCACCCTCGGCGTCGGCGCGATCGGCTTCGGCGGACTCTTCGCGCTGTACACATACATCGCGCCGATCGTGACCGACGTCGCTGGCCTTCCCGAAGGTGCCGTGCCGCTCATGCTGGTGTGCTGCGGACTGGGAATGACGGTCGGCAACCTCCTAGGCGGTGCGATGGCGGACCGCAGCGTGAAGCGCACCATGCTGGTGTTCTTCGTCGTGCTCATGGTGGCGCTCGTCGCCATCGGTCTGCTGGCCCAGAACTGGATCGTGCTCGCGCTCGGCGTCTTCGTGGTGGGTGGTTCGTCGTCGGCGATCTCGCCGGCGATCCAGACGCGCCTGATGGATGTCGCGCGCGACAGTCAGTCCATCGCAGCGGCTCTCAACCACTCGGCGCTCAACATCGGCAACTCGCTCGGGGCATACCTGGGCGGTGTGGCCATCGCGGCAGGACTCGGCTATCGGGCTCCGGTCTGGGTGGGGCTCGTGCTGACGCTCCTCGGACTGTTGCTCGCGATCGGATCGTTCACGCTCGACCGGGTGCGCGCGGCACGAGGGCTGCCGGTCGCGGGCCACACCGCCGGCATCCCGACGGTGCCGGTCGACCTCGCCTGA
- a CDS encoding response regulator — MKDSEQAPIRIAIVDDHRMLLAALTEWIRGAADDIEMVAAVATWPELLTHEAFPVDVVLLDLDLKDNIPVSIKLQALKAAGVPTMLMSAYSDPNVVREALAAGAQGYIVKSENADMIVEAIRAAVRGDSFISEELDVALSQSTTGSPKLSAQERRVMALYGAGEPVKSVAFKLGISDETAKSYLKRIREKYRVAGYDVGTKVALRKRAILDGILLQND, encoded by the coding sequence GTGAAGGACTCAGAGCAGGCACCCATCAGGATCGCCATCGTCGACGATCATCGGATGCTGCTGGCCGCGCTCACGGAATGGATCAGGGGTGCCGCCGACGACATCGAGATGGTCGCCGCCGTCGCCACGTGGCCCGAACTGCTCACGCACGAGGCGTTCCCGGTCGACGTCGTGCTGCTCGACCTCGACCTCAAGGACAACATCCCGGTCTCGATCAAGCTGCAGGCGCTGAAAGCCGCAGGTGTGCCGACCATGCTGATGAGCGCTTACTCCGACCCGAACGTCGTGCGGGAGGCGCTCGCCGCCGGCGCACAGGGATACATCGTCAAGAGCGAGAACGCCGACATGATCGTCGAGGCCATCCGCGCGGCGGTGCGCGGCGACTCCTTCATCTCGGAGGAGCTCGACGTGGCGCTCAGCCAGAGCACGACGGGATCACCGAAGCTCAGCGCCCAGGAGCGCAGAGTGATGGCGCTGTATGGCGCGGGCGAGCCGGTGAAGTCGGTGGCGTTCAAGCTCGGCATCTCCGACGAGACGGCCAAGAGCTATCTGAAGCGCATCCGCGAGAAGTATCGCGTCGCGGGCTACGACGTCGGCACGAAGGTGGCGCTGCGCAAACGCGCCATCCTCGACGGCATCCTGCTGCAGAACGACTGA